From Bradyrhizobium symbiodeficiens, the proteins below share one genomic window:
- a CDS encoding DUF2846 domain-containing protein — protein MGLRPGIFVAAFLLAGCASGPMGSTALTDNVKANTARLVVYRSSALGFAIQPSYSVDGRSVGGSQAAGFVACDLPLGRHEVAVNNLPLSSNLFGQGSEKVSLDLRAGSTTYLSAQPQMGIITPGAITLVQVTEGQGRADVASLHQSNSSCGKA, from the coding sequence ATGGGCTTGCGTCCGGGGATTTTCGTTGCGGCTTTCCTGCTTGCGGGGTGTGCGTCGGGGCCGATGGGCAGCACGGCTCTCACGGACAACGTCAAGGCAAATACTGCGCGGCTGGTGGTCTATCGCTCATCCGCCCTCGGTTTCGCAATCCAGCCAAGCTATTCGGTCGATGGACGCTCCGTTGGAGGCAGTCAGGCTGCCGGCTTCGTGGCCTGCGACCTGCCTCTGGGCCGTCACGAGGTTGCGGTCAACAATCTTCCGCTGAGCAGCAATCTGTTCGGACAGGGAAGCGAGAAGGTCAGCCTCGATCTGCGCGCCGGCAGCACCACCTACCTCTCCGCCCAGCCCCAGATGGGAATCATCACGCCCGGTGCAATCACCTTGGTTCAGGTGACGGAAGGCCAGGGCCGAGCCGACGTCGCCAGCTTGCATCAGAGCAACAGCTCATGCGGCAAGGCGTGA
- a CDS encoding DUF1236 domain-containing protein, translated as MKKFVLISAAALLVSTSALAQTTVVTTTGAGHGAAVQIEPEYRTRIRSYVTEQKIRPVETREKIVIGSPVPRDVELATVPSDWGPSLTRYRYVYSGSHVMLVDPETRMVVQEVD; from the coding sequence ATGAAGAAGTTCGTACTGATATCGGCGGCCGCCTTGCTCGTGTCGACGAGCGCGTTGGCGCAGACCACTGTCGTCACCACGACCGGCGCCGGCCATGGCGCTGCGGTGCAGATCGAGCCGGAATATCGCACCAGGATCCGGTCCTACGTCACCGAACAAAAGATCCGCCCCGTCGAAACACGCGAGAAGATCGTGATCGGCTCGCCGGTGCCGCGCGACGTCGAGCTCGCGACCGTTCCGAGCGACTGGGGTCCTTCGCTCACCCGGTACCGCTACGTCTATTCCGGCAGCCACGTGATGCTGGTCGACCCCGAGACCCGCATGGTCGTCCAGGAGGTCGACTAA